In Mycobacterium stomatepiae, the following are encoded in one genomic region:
- a CDS encoding lysophospholipid acyltransferase family protein: MSEVSDTGSDDPELGKFDPGLTQRLIGVLRPVLKRYFRSEVHGLESFPPGGALVVGNHSGGMLPMDVPIFTVDFYEKFGYDRPVYTLSHDILFMGVTGGLFRRLGYIRANRENAASALRSGGVVVVFPGGDYDAYRPTASENVIDFNGRKGYVRTAIEAGVPIVPAVSVGGQQTQLYLTRGTWLAERLGIKRLLRSSILPVSFGFPFGFSAVVPPNVPLPTKIVTQVLEPIDIAAQFGEDPDIDEVDEHVRSVMQEALKDLAAKRRFPILG; encoded by the coding sequence GTGAGCGAAGTGAGCGATACCGGCAGTGACGATCCCGAGCTCGGCAAGTTCGACCCCGGCCTGACCCAGCGACTGATCGGGGTGCTGCGCCCGGTCTTGAAGCGATATTTCCGCTCCGAGGTGCACGGCCTGGAGTCCTTCCCGCCCGGCGGCGCGCTGGTGGTCGGCAACCACTCCGGCGGCATGTTGCCGATGGACGTCCCGATCTTCACCGTCGACTTCTACGAGAAGTTCGGCTACGACCGCCCGGTCTACACGCTCAGTCACGACATCTTGTTCATGGGGGTCACCGGTGGGCTGTTCCGGCGGCTCGGCTACATCCGGGCCAACCGGGAGAACGCGGCCAGCGCCCTGCGATCCGGCGGCGTGGTGGTGGTGTTTCCCGGCGGCGACTACGACGCCTACCGGCCGACCGCCTCGGAGAACGTGATCGACTTCAACGGCCGCAAGGGATACGTCCGCACCGCGATCGAAGCCGGCGTGCCGATCGTTCCCGCGGTATCCGTCGGCGGCCAGCAGACGCAGCTCTATCTGACCCGCGGCACCTGGCTGGCCGAGCGACTGGGCATCAAGCGGCTGCTGCGCAGCTCGATCCTGCCCGTCTCGTTCGGGTTCCCGTTCGGGTTCAGCGCGGTCGTCCCGCCTAACGTGCCGCTGCCCACCAAGATCGTCACGCAGGTGCTGGAACCGATCGACATCGCCGCGCAGTTCGGCGAGGACCCCGACATCGACGAGGTCGACGAGCACGTGCGCTCGGTGATGCAGGAAGCCCTCAAAGACCTCGCCGCCAAGCGCCGCTTCCCGATTCTGGGCTGA
- a CDS encoding phosphoglycerate kinase, with translation MAVPNLEDLLSEGVSGRAVLVRCDLNVPLNDAGEITDAGRITASVPTLKALLDAGAKVVVTAHLGRPKGGPDPKLSLAPVAAALGEQLGRHVQLAGDVVGTDALARAEGLTDGDILLLENIRFDPRETSKDDGERLALAKQLVELVWPGGAFVSDGFGVVHRKQASVYDVATLLPHYAGKLVADEIKVLEQLTSSTKRPYAVVLGGSKVSDKLGVIESLATKADSIVIGGGMCFTFLAAQGYPVGKSLLEEHMIETCRNLLETYVDVLRLPGDIVVTEQFSANSPPQFVAANAIPDDLMGLDIGPGSVKRFAALLSNAQTVFWNGPMGVFEFPAYAAGTRGIAEAIVAATGKGAFSVVGGGDSAAAVRALGIPEDAFSHISTGGGASLEYLEGKELPGIEVLGAAPAHQDKGSEDS, from the coding sequence GTGGCCGTCCCAAACCTCGAAGATCTGCTGTCCGAAGGTGTTTCGGGTCGCGCCGTGCTGGTGCGCTGCGATCTCAACGTCCCGCTCAACGATGCCGGTGAGATCACCGACGCGGGCCGGATCACCGCGTCGGTCCCGACGCTGAAGGCACTGTTGGACGCCGGCGCCAAGGTGGTGGTGACCGCGCATCTGGGTCGCCCCAAGGGCGGGCCCGACCCGAAGCTGTCGCTGGCGCCGGTCGCGGCCGCGCTGGGCGAGCAGCTGGGCCGGCACGTACAGCTGGCGGGTGACGTTGTCGGTACCGACGCGCTGGCGCGCGCCGAGGGCCTGACCGACGGTGACATCCTGCTGCTGGAGAACATCCGCTTCGACCCTCGCGAGACCAGCAAGGACGACGGCGAGCGTCTGGCGTTGGCCAAGCAACTGGTCGAATTGGTTTGGCCGGGAGGGGCTTTCGTCTCCGACGGCTTCGGTGTGGTGCACCGCAAGCAGGCCTCGGTGTACGACGTCGCCACGCTGCTGCCACACTACGCCGGCAAGTTGGTGGCCGACGAGATCAAGGTGCTCGAACAGCTGACCAGTTCGACGAAGCGCCCCTACGCGGTGGTGCTCGGCGGATCGAAGGTATCCGACAAGCTGGGCGTGATCGAATCGCTGGCCACCAAGGCCGACAGCATCGTGATCGGCGGCGGCATGTGCTTCACCTTCCTTGCCGCGCAGGGGTATCCGGTCGGCAAGTCGCTGCTCGAAGAGCACATGATCGAGACCTGTCGGAACCTGCTGGAAACCTACGTCGACGTGTTGCGATTGCCCGGCGACATCGTGGTGACCGAGCAGTTCAGCGCAAACTCGCCACCACAGTTCGTGGCCGCCAATGCGATTCCGGACGACCTGATGGGTCTCGACATCGGCCCGGGTTCGGTCAAGCGGTTCGCCGCGTTGCTGTCCAACGCCCAGACGGTGTTCTGGAACGGCCCGATGGGCGTCTTCGAATTTCCGGCCTACGCGGCCGGCACCCGAGGTATCGCCGAGGCGATCGTCGCGGCGACCGGCAAGGGCGCCTTCAGCGTGGTGGGCGGTGGTGATTCCGCGGCCGCCGTGCGGGCGCTCGGGATCCCCGAGGACGCCTTCTCGCACATCTCGACCGGCGGCGGCGCATCGCTGGAATATCTGGAAGGCAAGGAGCTGCCCGGCATTGAGGTGCTGGGAGCGGCCCCAGCCCACCAAGACAAGGGGAGTGAGGACTCTTGA
- the tpiA gene encoding triose-phosphate isomerase, whose translation MSRKPLIAGNWKMNLNHFEAIALVQKIAFALPDKYFDKVDVTVLPPFTDLRSVQTLVDGDKLRLTYGAQDLSPHESGAYTGDISGTFLAKLGCSFVVVGHSERRTYHNEDDALVAAKAAAALKNGLTPIVCVGEHLDVREAGEHVSHCEKQVRESLAGLSAEQIGQVVIAYEPVWAIGTGRVASSGDAQEVCGAIRQQLGELASPKVADTVRVLYGGSVNAKNVGEIVAQDDVDGGLVGGASLDGEQFATLAAIAAGGPLP comes from the coding sequence TTGAGCCGTAAGCCACTGATCGCCGGCAACTGGAAGATGAACCTCAATCACTTCGAGGCCATCGCGCTGGTGCAGAAGATCGCATTCGCGTTGCCGGACAAGTACTTCGACAAGGTCGACGTCACCGTGCTGCCGCCGTTCACCGACCTGCGCAGCGTGCAGACCCTGGTCGACGGCGACAAGCTGCGGCTGACCTACGGCGCCCAGGACCTCTCACCGCACGAGTCCGGCGCCTACACCGGCGACATCAGCGGCACGTTCCTGGCCAAGCTGGGCTGCAGCTTCGTCGTCGTTGGTCACTCGGAGCGGCGCACCTACCACAACGAGGACGACGCGCTGGTGGCCGCGAAGGCCGCCGCCGCGCTGAAGAACGGCCTGACCCCGATCGTGTGCGTCGGCGAACACCTCGATGTCCGGGAGGCCGGCGAGCACGTCAGCCACTGCGAGAAGCAAGTCCGCGAATCCCTGGCCGGGCTCTCGGCCGAGCAGATCGGCCAGGTCGTGATCGCCTACGAGCCGGTCTGGGCGATCGGCACCGGGCGGGTGGCCAGTTCCGGGGATGCCCAGGAGGTCTGCGGGGCGATCCGCCAGCAGCTGGGTGAACTGGCTTCACCGAAGGTCGCCGACACCGTGCGGGTGCTCTACGGCGGTTCGGTGAACGCGAAGAACGTCGGCGAGATCGTCGCGCAGGACGACGTCGACGGCGGGCTGGTCGGGGGAGCGTCGCTCGACGGCGAGCAGTTCGCGACCCTGGCGGCCATCGCCGCCGGTGGCCCGCTGCCCTGA
- the secG gene encoding preprotein translocase subunit SecG — protein sequence MVLGLQITLVVTSILVVLLVLLHRAKGGGLSTLFGGGVQSSLSGSTVVEKNLDRLTVFVVGIWLVCIIGMALQIKYK from the coding sequence ATGGTTTTGGGCCTACAGATCACCCTGGTGGTCACCAGCATCCTGGTGGTGCTGCTGGTGCTGCTGCACCGCGCCAAGGGAGGCGGCCTGTCCACGCTGTTCGGTGGCGGCGTGCAGTCCAGCCTGTCCGGGTCCACGGTAGTGGAAAAGAACCTGGACCGGCTGACGGTGTTCGTGGTTGGCATCTGGCTGGTGTGCATCATCGGCATGGCCCTGCAGATCAAATACAAGTGA
- the gap gene encoding type I glyceraldehyde-3-phosphate dehydrogenase, with amino-acid sequence MTVRVGINGFGRIGRNFYRALLAQQEQGGADIEVIAVNDITDNSTLAHLLKFDSILGRLAHDVSLEGEDTIVVGPAKIKALAVREGPAALPWGELGVDVVVESTGLFTARAKAQGHLDAGAKKVIISAPASDEDITIVLGVNDDKYDGTQNIISNASCTTNCLGPLAKVINDEFGIVKGLMTTIHAYTQDQNLQDGPHKDLRRARAAALNIVPTSTGAAKAIGLVLPELKGKLDGYALRVPIPTGSVTDLTAELRKAATADEINAAMKAAAEGPMKGVLKYYDAPIVSSDIVTDPHSSIFDSGLTKVIDNQAKVVSWYDNEWGYSNRLVDLVALVGKSP; translated from the coding sequence GTGACTGTCCGAGTAGGGATTAACGGTTTCGGTCGGATCGGACGCAATTTTTATCGTGCGTTGTTGGCTCAGCAGGAGCAGGGTGGCGCGGATATCGAGGTGATCGCGGTCAACGACATCACCGACAACAGCACGCTGGCGCATCTGTTGAAGTTCGACTCCATCCTGGGGCGGCTGGCCCACGATGTCAGCCTCGAGGGCGAGGACACGATCGTGGTGGGGCCGGCCAAGATCAAGGCGCTGGCGGTGCGCGAGGGTCCGGCCGCGTTGCCGTGGGGTGAGCTAGGTGTTGACGTGGTGGTCGAATCGACGGGCCTGTTCACCGCGCGCGCCAAGGCGCAGGGCCACCTGGATGCCGGTGCGAAGAAGGTGATCATCTCCGCGCCGGCCAGCGATGAGGACATCACGATCGTGCTGGGGGTCAACGACGACAAGTACGACGGCACTCAGAACATCATTTCCAACGCGTCGTGCACGACGAACTGTCTGGGGCCGCTGGCCAAGGTGATCAATGATGAATTCGGCATCGTCAAGGGGCTGATGACCACGATTCACGCCTACACCCAGGATCAGAACCTGCAAGACGGCCCGCATAAGGACCTGCGTCGCGCGCGTGCTGCCGCGTTGAACATCGTGCCGACCTCGACCGGGGCGGCCAAGGCGATCGGTTTGGTGTTGCCCGAGCTCAAGGGCAAGCTCGACGGGTATGCGCTGCGGGTGCCGATTCCCACCGGCTCGGTCACCGACTTGACCGCCGAGCTGCGCAAGGCGGCCACCGCCGACGAGATCAACGCCGCGATGAAAGCCGCCGCCGAGGGCCCGATGAAGGGCGTCTTGAAGTACTACGACGCGCCGATCGTGTCCAGTGACATCGTCACCGACCCGCACAGCTCGATCTTCGACTCCGGCCTGACCAAGGTGATCGACAACCAGGCCAAAGTCGTCTCCTGGTACGACAACGAGTGGGGCTACTCCAACCGGCTCGTCGACCTGGTCGCACTGGTCGGCAAGTCGCCCTAA
- a CDS encoding DUF1206 domain-containing protein: MGAHSDSTSSEETWAVTPTRVAQNEVFERLARAGFVVSGLLHLLVGYLAIRMAFGESGTADQTGALATLASKPGGPVALWFAAAALLVLGLWRLVETALGRSSDQRNDDGSSPTDRVKAFALAVVYLALAYSAFGFARGAGKSAGQQNSTLSARLMQSVAGTVVLVLCGVIVVAVGGYHVYKGASRSFVDDLKGKSGNVVRRLGVVGYIGKGVVIAGAGALVILAALRSEPEKATGLDGALKTLGAQPYGRVLLIVAGLGIVTYGLYSFAMARLTKM, translated from the coding sequence GTGGGCGCCCACTCCGACTCGACGTCATCCGAGGAAACGTGGGCTGTCACCCCGACCCGGGTAGCCCAGAACGAGGTCTTCGAGCGGCTGGCACGCGCCGGGTTCGTCGTGAGCGGGCTACTGCACCTGCTCGTCGGCTACCTCGCTATCCGCATGGCCTTCGGCGAGAGCGGTACCGCCGACCAAACCGGGGCGCTGGCCACGCTGGCGAGCAAGCCAGGCGGCCCCGTCGCGCTGTGGTTCGCCGCCGCCGCGCTTCTGGTGCTGGGCTTGTGGCGGCTGGTCGAAACCGCCCTCGGCCGATCCAGCGACCAGCGGAATGACGACGGGTCGAGCCCGACGGATCGGGTGAAAGCCTTCGCGCTCGCGGTGGTTTACCTCGCACTCGCATACTCCGCATTCGGTTTCGCCCGGGGCGCCGGAAAGTCTGCCGGCCAGCAGAATTCGACGCTCAGTGCGCGCCTGATGCAGAGCGTGGCCGGCACCGTTGTGCTGGTGCTTTGCGGCGTAATCGTCGTTGCGGTGGGCGGCTACCACGTCTACAAGGGCGCCAGCCGCAGTTTCGTCGACGATCTGAAAGGAAAGTCGGGCAACGTGGTGCGGCGCTTGGGCGTTGTCGGCTATATCGGGAAAGGAGTGGTGATTGCCGGCGCCGGCGCGTTGGTGATCCTCGCAGCGCTTCGCTCCGAGCCGGAGAAGGCGACCGGGCTGGATGGGGCACTCAAGACGTTGGGCGCCCAACCGTACGGACGGGTGCTGCTGATCGTCGCCGGTTTGGGGATCGTCACCTATGGCTTGTACAGCTTCGCGATGGCCCGGCTCACCAAGATGTAG
- the fadD12 gene encoding acyl-CoA ligase FadD12 — MDQVRDVFGVVATLQRAGMIAPMRPDRYLKIAAAMRREGMGMTVGFAGAAQRCPDRPALIDELGTLTWRQLDERINALAAALQALPTGQPQVIGIMCRNHRGFVEALVAANRIGSDVVLLNMSFAGPAMAEVVNREGVDAAVYDEEFTATVDRALADKPDATRIVAWADGPHDLTVEKLITDHLGEQPERIDRKGKMILLTSGTTGSPKGAKQSGGGAGIGTLKAILDRTPWRAEETVVIVAPMFHAWGFSQLIFGASMACTIVTRRKFDPEATLDLVDRHQATGLAVVPVMFDRIMELPDDVRNRYSGRSLRFAAASGSRMRPDVVTAFMDQFGDVIYNNYNATEAGMIATATPEDLRAAPDTAGKPAGGTEIRILDPEFNEMPTGAVGAIYVRNDTQFDGYTSGTTKDFHAGFMSSGDVGYLDEAGRLFVVGRDDEMIVSGGENICPIEVEKTLAAHPEVAEAAVIGVDDEQYGQRLAAFVVLGPGSAVTPETLKQHVRDNLANYKVPREISILDELPRGSTGKILRAELQARVSG; from the coding sequence CTGGACCAAGTTCGCGACGTGTTCGGCGTCGTGGCCACGCTGCAACGGGCCGGAATGATCGCCCCGATGCGGCCCGACCGCTACCTGAAGATCGCCGCGGCGATGCGCCGCGAGGGCATGGGCATGACGGTGGGTTTCGCCGGCGCCGCACAGCGCTGCCCGGACCGCCCCGCCCTGATCGACGAACTCGGCACCCTGACCTGGCGCCAGCTCGACGAGCGGATCAACGCGCTGGCGGCCGCGCTGCAAGCCCTGCCCACGGGCCAGCCGCAGGTCATCGGGATCATGTGTCGCAATCACCGCGGCTTCGTCGAGGCGCTGGTCGCCGCCAACCGGATCGGCTCCGACGTCGTGCTGCTCAACATGTCGTTCGCCGGGCCGGCGATGGCCGAGGTGGTCAACCGCGAGGGCGTCGACGCCGCCGTCTACGACGAGGAGTTCACCGCGACGGTGGACCGCGCGCTGGCCGACAAGCCGGACGCCACCCGCATCGTGGCCTGGGCTGACGGACCGCATGACCTGACCGTCGAGAAGCTGATCACCGATCACCTCGGCGAACAACCCGAGCGCATCGACCGCAAGGGCAAGATGATCCTGCTGACCTCCGGAACCACCGGAAGTCCCAAGGGCGCCAAGCAATCTGGCGGGGGCGCCGGCATCGGCACGCTCAAGGCGATCCTGGACCGCACGCCGTGGCGTGCGGAGGAGACGGTTGTGATCGTGGCGCCGATGTTCCACGCGTGGGGTTTCTCGCAGCTGATCTTCGGGGCGTCGATGGCGTGCACGATCGTCACCCGGCGCAAGTTCGACCCGGAGGCCACGCTGGACCTCGTCGACCGCCATCAGGCGACCGGCCTGGCCGTCGTCCCGGTGATGTTCGACCGGATCATGGAACTGCCCGATGACGTCCGCAACCGCTACAGCGGCCGGTCCCTGCGCTTCGCCGCGGCATCGGGTTCGCGGATGCGGCCCGACGTGGTCACCGCGTTCATGGATCAGTTCGGCGATGTGATCTACAACAACTACAACGCGACCGAGGCGGGCATGATCGCGACGGCCACGCCGGAGGATCTGCGCGCCGCGCCCGACACCGCGGGGAAGCCGGCCGGCGGGACCGAGATCCGGATCTTGGACCCGGAATTCAACGAAATGCCCACCGGCGCGGTCGGCGCCATCTACGTGCGCAACGACACCCAGTTCGATGGCTACACCTCCGGCACCACCAAAGACTTCCACGCCGGGTTCATGTCGTCGGGCGACGTCGGCTATCTCGACGAGGCCGGACGGCTGTTCGTGGTCGGGCGCGACGACGAGATGATCGTCTCCGGCGGCGAGAACATCTGCCCGATCGAGGTAGAGAAGACGCTTGCCGCGCACCCAGAGGTGGCCGAGGCCGCGGTGATCGGCGTGGACGACGAACAGTACGGTCAGCGGCTGGCGGCGTTCGTGGTGCTCGGGCCGGGCTCGGCAGTCACGCCCGAAACCCTCAAACAACACGTCCGCGACAACCTCGCCAATTACAAGGTGCCACGCGAGATTTCGATTCTCGACGAACTGCCCCGCGGCAGCACCGGCAAGATCCTGCGCGCCGAACTGCAAGCCCGGGTGAGCGGCTGA
- a CDS encoding ATPase: MTVMADRTVRNGPERNRIKTLTQAALNADKTVEQVEDVLDSLGKTMNELSSSLTRLNGTVERLEGGLDHLEGTLESLDELAKRLIAVVEPVESIVKRIDYIVSVGETVMSPLSMTEHAVRGVVDRLRIRAPR, from the coding sequence ATTACCGTCATGGCAGACAGAACGGTGCGCAACGGGCCTGAGCGAAACCGGATCAAGACGCTCACTCAGGCGGCTCTGAACGCCGACAAGACGGTCGAGCAGGTCGAGGACGTCCTCGACAGCCTCGGCAAGACCATGAACGAGCTGAGCAGCTCCCTGACCCGGTTGAACGGCACGGTCGAGCGCTTGGAGGGCGGCCTGGACCACCTAGAAGGAACCCTGGAAAGCCTCGACGAGCTCGCCAAGCGGCTGATCGCGGTGGTCGAGCCGGTGGAGTCGATCGTCAAGCGCATCGACTACATCGTGAGCGTGGGCGAGACGGTCATGTCACCGCTGTCGATGACCGAGCACGCGGTCCGCGGCGTGGTGGACCGGCTGCGGATCCGGGCGCCGCGGTAG
- the ppc gene encoding phosphoenolpyruvate carboxylase, whose amino-acid sequence MVEVSEHVSEPVSEAALAPIGAVQRTRVGREATEPMRADIRMLGTILGDTVREQNGDDVFDLVERARVESFRVRRSEIDRAEISHMFDGIDIHLAIPIIRAFSHFALLANVAEDIHRERRRHVHVDAGEPPQDSSLAATYAKLDSAELDSATLAEALKGALVSPVITAHPTETRRRTVFVAQHRITELMRLHADGRRETSDGRSIERELRRQVLTLWQTALIRLHRLQITDEIEVGLRYYQAALFEVIPQVNADVRDALRARWPDAELLTAPILRPGSWIGGDRDGNPNVTAAVVRLATGSAAFTALAHYLSELTDLEQELSMSARLISVTTELTTLEQSCPEEARGDEPYRRAVRVIRGRLSATAAQILDDEPQYLLDLGLAPYATPDELRADLDIVDVSLRTHGSALLAEDRLALLREGVHVFGFHLSGLDMRQNSEVHEEVVAELLAWAGVHPDYRSLPEDERVELLAGELTTRRPLLSDRARLSELAHQELSVVEAAAYAVKRYGPAAVPNYVISMCQSVSDVLEAALLLKETGLLDVSGPEPYCPVGISPLFETIDDLHNGAEILHAMLELPIYRALVAARGDSQEVMLGYSDSNKDGGYLTANWAVYRAELALAEVARKTGIRLRLFHGRGGTVGRGGGPSYQAILAQPPGAVNGSLRLTEQGEVIAAKYAEPILAQRNLESLVAATLESTLLDMEGLGATAEPAYAVLEEIAALARDAYSELVHETPGFVEYFKASTPVSEIGSLNIGSRPSSRKPTESISDLRAIPWVLAWSQSRVMLPGWYGTGSAFAQWIAAGEEDERVAILHDLYERWPFFRSVLSNMAQVLAKSDLGLAARYAELVADESLRHRVFDKIADEHQRTIAMHKLITGHDDLLADNAALARSVFNRFPYLEPLNHLQVELLRRHRSGDDDELVQRGILLTMNGLASALRNSG is encoded by the coding sequence ATGGTTGAGGTCTCCGAGCATGTTTCCGAGCCCGTTTCTGAAGCCGCGCTGGCGCCGATCGGTGCCGTGCAGCGGACCCGGGTGGGTCGCGAGGCGACCGAACCGATGCGCGCCGATATCAGAATGCTCGGCACCATCCTCGGCGACACCGTGCGTGAGCAGAACGGCGACGACGTGTTTGACTTGGTCGAACGCGCCCGGGTGGAATCCTTCCGGGTACGCCGCTCCGAGATCGACCGGGCCGAGATCTCGCACATGTTCGACGGCATCGACATTCATTTGGCGATCCCAATCATCCGGGCGTTCAGCCACTTCGCGCTGCTTGCCAACGTCGCCGAAGACATCCACCGCGAACGTCGCCGCCATGTTCACGTCGACGCCGGCGAACCGCCGCAGGACAGTAGTCTGGCCGCCACTTACGCGAAACTGGACTCCGCAGAACTGGATTCGGCCACTCTCGCCGAGGCGCTCAAGGGCGCGCTGGTTTCCCCGGTAATCACCGCCCACCCCACCGAGACCCGCCGGCGCACCGTCTTCGTCGCTCAGCACCGGATCACCGAGCTGATGCGCCTGCACGCCGACGGTCGCCGCGAGACCAGCGACGGCCGCAGTATCGAGCGCGAACTGCGCCGTCAGGTCCTCACGCTCTGGCAGACCGCACTGATCCGGTTGCACCGGCTGCAGATCACCGACGAGATCGAAGTCGGCCTGCGGTACTACCAGGCCGCGCTGTTCGAGGTGATCCCGCAGGTCAACGCCGACGTTCGGGACGCGCTGCGGGCCCGCTGGCCCGATGCCGAACTGCTTACCGCGCCCATCCTGCGGCCCGGCTCGTGGATCGGGGGCGACCGTGACGGCAACCCGAACGTGACCGCCGCGGTGGTGCGGCTGGCCACCGGCAGCGCCGCGTTCACCGCGTTGGCGCACTACCTGTCCGAGCTCACCGACCTCGAGCAGGAGCTCTCGATGTCGGCGCGATTGATCAGTGTCACAACCGAATTGACCACGCTGGAGCAGAGCTGCCCGGAGGAGGCCAGGGGCGACGAGCCGTACCGGCGCGCCGTGCGGGTGATCCGCGGCCGGCTCAGCGCAACCGCCGCCCAGATCCTGGACGACGAACCGCAGTACCTGCTCGACCTGGGCCTTGCGCCCTATGCCACGCCGGACGAACTGCGCGCCGACCTCGACATCGTCGACGTTTCGCTGCGCACCCACGGCAGCGCGCTGCTGGCCGAGGATCGACTGGCGTTGTTGCGAGAGGGCGTGCATGTCTTCGGGTTTCACCTGAGCGGTCTGGACATGCGACAAAACTCGGAGGTGCACGAGGAAGTGGTCGCCGAGCTGTTGGCCTGGGCCGGGGTGCACCCCGACTATCGATCACTGCCGGAAGACGAGCGCGTCGAGCTGTTGGCCGGCGAACTGACCACCCGGCGCCCACTGCTCAGCGACCGGGCGCGGCTATCCGAGCTGGCCCACCAGGAATTGAGTGTGGTCGAGGCCGCCGCGTACGCCGTCAAGCGGTACGGTCCGGCGGCGGTGCCCAACTACGTCATCTCGATGTGTCAGTCCGTCTCCGACGTCCTGGAAGCCGCGCTGCTGCTCAAGGAAACCGGACTGCTGGATGTCTCCGGGCCCGAACCCTATTGTCCGGTCGGCATTTCCCCGCTGTTCGAGACGATCGACGACCTGCACAACGGCGCCGAGATTCTGCACGCGATGCTGGAGCTCCCGATCTACCGGGCGCTGGTGGCCGCCCGTGGCGACAGCCAGGAGGTGATGCTTGGCTACTCCGACTCGAACAAGGACGGCGGTTATCTGACCGCCAACTGGGCGGTGTACCGAGCCGAGCTGGCGCTGGCCGAGGTGGCCCGCAAGACCGGAATTCGGTTGCGGCTCTTCCACGGTCGCGGCGGTACCGTCGGCCGGGGCGGCGGACCCAGCTATCAGGCCATCCTCGCCCAGCCGCCCGGCGCCGTGAACGGTTCGCTGCGCCTGACCGAGCAGGGCGAGGTGATCGCGGCCAAGTACGCCGAACCGATTCTGGCGCAACGGAATCTGGAAAGCCTGGTGGCGGCGACGTTGGAGTCGACGTTGCTGGACATGGAGGGTCTCGGCGCCACGGCCGAGCCGGCCTACGCGGTGCTCGAAGAGATCGCCGCGCTGGCCCGCGACGCCTACTCCGAATTGGTGCACGAAACCCCTGGTTTCGTCGAGTATTTCAAGGCCTCCACACCGGTCAGCGAGATCGGGTCGTTGAACATCGGCAGTCGGCCGAGCTCGCGCAAGCCCACCGAGTCGATATCGGATCTGCGCGCGATCCCGTGGGTGCTGGCTTGGAGCCAGTCGCGGGTCATGCTGCCCGGCTGGTACGGCACGGGATCGGCCTTTGCGCAATGGATCGCGGCCGGCGAGGAGGATGAGCGGGTAGCCATCTTGCACGACCTGTACGAGCGATGGCCGTTCTTCCGCAGCGTGTTGTCCAACATGGCACAGGTGCTGGCCAAGAGCGACCTGGGCCTGGCGGCGCGGTACGCGGAGCTGGTCGCGGACGAATCGTTGCGCCACAGGGTGTTCGACAAGATCGCCGACGAGCACCAGCGAACCATCGCGATGCACAAGCTGATCACCGGTCACGATGACCTGTTGGCCGACAACGCGGCGCTGGCGCGTTCGGTATTCAACCGCTTCCCCTACCTGGAGCCGCTGAACCATTTACAGGTGGAGCTGCTGCGGCGCCACCGCTCGGGCGACGACGACGAATTGGTGCAGCGGGGGATTCTGCTGACGATGAACGGATTGGCAAGCGCGTTACGTAACAGCGGATAA